A DNA window from Salvelinus fontinalis isolate EN_2023a chromosome 28, ASM2944872v1, whole genome shotgun sequence contains the following coding sequences:
- the LOC129826117 gene encoding folylpolyglutamate synthase, mitochondrial-like isoform X6: MLQRNSLLVASVMEANRLVQHFWYNTSGTTLLVQHFWYNTSGTTLLDSHGVSMPAYFRFLTILAFHVFIHERYLFIQQVDLAVIEVGIGGAYDCTNVIRKPWVCGISSLGIDHTSILGNTIEEIAWQKAGIFKPGVPVFTVKQPDRPMTVLQDRAKEIGCPLWVCPDLEQYESGAGPLSLGLAGQQQRCNASLALQLTKTWLQRYRQSDDQLAAPVVENRLVSQATAFKPSPIMVKGLEATEWPGRTQTLRHGPVTYYLDGAHTTGSMQACVHWFSQEIQQEESSKKGPVIRVLLFNTTGERDSAAMLKLLEPCQFDFAVFCPNITETITENNADQQNFNVSVENMLTHCLDNQISWQSLSGTETKQGSESELLIKDRLPLLANIRTHTLVFPCILSALQWISQGRDAVLATAWSPYLPVQPSVKAKAEPLREAAQVSVLVTGSLHLVGGALKYLDPSLAS; this comes from the exons TGGTACAACACTTCTG GACTCCCATGGAGTTAGTATGCCGGCCTATTTCCGCTTCCTCACCATCCTGGCGTTCCATGTCTTCATACATGAGAGG TATCTCTTCATACAACAGGTTGATTTAGCTGTTATTGAGGTTGGGATTGGAGGGGCCTATGACTGTACGAACGTCATCAG GAAGCCGTGGGTTTGTGGGATATCCTCCTTAGGAATTGATCACACAAGTATACTAGGAAACACCATAGAGGAGATTGCCTGGCAGAAAGCAGGCATATTTAAG CCAGGGGTGCCAGTGTTCACTGTCAAGCAGCCAGATAGGCCCATGACTGTTCTACAGGACAGAGCCAAAGAGATAGGG TGTCCTCTGTGGGTTTGTCCAGATCTGGAGCAGTATGAGTCTGGGGCTGGCCCTCTGAGTCTGGGCCTGGCTGGACAACAGCAGCGTTGCAACGCATCACTCGCCCTGCAGCTCACCAAGACCTGGCTACAGCGCTACagacagtctg ATGATCAGCTTGCTGCCCCGGTAGTGGAGAACAGGCTGGTCTCCCAGGCAACAGCCTTTAAGCCCAGCCCCATCATGGTCAAAG gcCTGGAGGCGACAGAGTGGCCTGGAAGAACTCAGACTCTGAGGCATGGTCCTGTCACCTACTACCTGGACGGAGCCCACACCACGGGCAGCATGCAGGCCTGTGTACACTGGTTCAGCCAGGAGATCCAGCAGGAAGAGAGTAGCAAAAA gggccCTGTGATCAGAGTACTGCTGTTCAACACCACAGGAGAGAGGGACTCTGCTGCCATGCTCAAACTCCTAGAG CCATGCCAGTTTGATTTTGCAGTGTTTTGTCCCAACATTACTGaaactattacagaaaacaatgcaG ATCAGCAGAATTTCAATGTGTCTGTGGAGAACATGCTGACCCATTGCCTTGACAACCAGATCAGCTGGCAGAGCCTGAGTGGGACAGAGACTAAGCAGGGGTCTGAGTCTGAGCTGCTGATAAAGGACAGGCTCCCCTTGCTGGCCAACATCAGGACCCACACCCTGGTCTTCCCTTGCATCCTCAGCGCCCTCCAGTGGATCAGCCAGGGAAGGGACGCTGTACTGGCTACTGCATGGAGCCCCTATCTCCCAGTACAGCCCAGTGTCAAGGCAAAAGCAGAACCACTGAGagaggcagcccaggtctctGTCCTGGTCACAGGTAGTCTACACCTAGTAGGAGGGGCGCTGAAATACCTGGACCCCTCGCTAGCCTCCTAA